In Gossypium hirsutum isolate 1008001.06 chromosome A10, Gossypium_hirsutum_v2.1, whole genome shotgun sequence, the DNA window TGTACGTACACCTAGACCTGTTGCGACAAAACTTGCTGCAGATACCCCTCTGCTTACTGGCCAGGTAGCCTTGTTGTGAGTTGTTTTAATTAACTCTTCTTTCAAAGGAAAATGGTATTGACTTTGTGTGTGGTCAGCGTGTTCTTGATGCTCTATTCCCCTCGGTTCTTGGTGGAACTTGTGCTATTCCTGGTGCTTTTGGCTGTGGCAAAACTGTGATTAGTCAAGCTCTTTCTAAGGTTAAGTTTTTATACAGTTCTATTGAACTTAAAACTTTTTTCGATAACTCAATTATAGATATTCATTATGTTTATTTTTCTGACCATGTGCAGTACTCGAATTCTGATGCTGTTGTCTATGTTGGTTGTGGGGAGCGTGGAAATGAAATGGCTGAGGtgttcttttatcttttattttggaaatttatccttcttgaaattttagttctctgattctatgtttatttatttcaggttCTTATGGATTTCCCTCAATTGACAATGACATTGCCTGATGGTCGTGAAGAATCTGTCATGAAGCGCACAACACTTGTGGCTAACACTTCTAACATGCCTGTGGCAGCTCGTGAAGCCTCGATTTACACGGGTAAAACTTTGAATTGCTACCCATAAATTAGACAGTGTACTGTTGCATGAAGTGTAACCTCTGGGAGTAAGAGTgtccaattgttttttttttttggctaattTCTTTGATTATATGACAAATTTGGGGATCTGTTTGTGTTTACCTTTGTTGCCTCcttttgtattctgaaaaggACATGGGCTGCCAGTAACATTCTTTCTTTTAATCGATATGCAGGGATCACTATAGCTGAATACTTCAGAGATATGGGCTACAATGTTAGTATGATGGCAGACTCAACATCTCGATGGGCCGAAGCATTGCGTGAAATTTCTGGACGGCTGGTAAAATTCTTTGCCAAAACTTTTTTAGTGAAACAACCTGTATTCCCTTTGTCTTATCATTTTCCAATGCTTCATATAGTTTAGGCTTATCGACATGGTGCATGGAGAATGCTTCAGTTTAGTCTCCGTTCATAACAGTTCATGTGGCTAATGATAAATTAATGATGTCTCTGTGTAATTGGGGGTAGAACtgctatttcttttcttttttttcccagtTGTCTTGGTCCTCCAGCTTAATAATACTGTCAAAAATATGATTTGATGGAAAAGTGGCTTTGTTTTGTTcataaatgaaaatgaatgaaatttttatttgtttttaattcttgCATACCTCCAGTATTCACTCTTTTGTCTTCACAGCTTTCTTTCTATTAAGCTCATATTGGCATCTGATTTAATTTCTCTTGCAGGCAGAAATGCCTGCTGATAGTGGATATCCCGCGTATCTGGCTGCTAGATTAGCCTCATTTTATGAACGTGCTGGTAAAGTTAAATGCCTTGGTGGGCCAGAACGTACAGGTAGTGTGACAATTGTTGGTGCTGTTTCTCCTCCTGGAGGAGATTTCTCTGACCCTGTGACATCTGCGACCCTCAGTATTGTCCAGGTATAAATCAAGATTTCATGCATTCCCTCATTTATGTTAGTACTGTGTATGACTGTTATACTTATATATGGAAAAATGATCTCCATATTCCTTGCTGGTTTGGATTTTAGGTTTTCTGGGGTCTTGACAAGAAACTTGCTCAGAGGAAGCATTTCCCTTCTGTCAACTGGCTTATTTCATACTCAAAGTACTCAGGGGTATGTTCATGATCTGATCCCCTTTAGTTTGTAATTATCACATGATATGATTTGCCATTCTTTCCTTGAGCTGGCCTTTTCCTAAGTGGTACAACTTTTCCATATTGATTGATTGTTTCTTGTGTTCTCAGGCACTGGAATCTTTCTATGACAAATTTGATCCCGACTTTATTAGCATTAGGACTAAGGCCCGAGAAGTGCTTCAGAGGGAAgatgatttgaatgaaattgtcCAGGTATGTTCTCTTATCATGCTATGTTTGTTGATGAATTAGAATCTAGCTATTTATTACTGTTTAATGGCATAAGAACTTCTGAGCAGAATTTTATAGGTCAATTTTGACCAAGCATTGAATCTATTAGACACACATAATGTTGCTTTCATCCTCTTGTCCCTTCATTTGCTTCCATTTACATGTTCTGATTGTAATGTCATTGTTGTTTATGTTAGATCTGTCTAAAGGCTGGGATACTTGTTTGACCTGGTAGGCCTGGCCCGTACTGGGCAAATTCAGGCTAGTCCAACCCACATTactacttaataataataataaataatttaaatttaggatattattataaaatattttttatctgaATAGTGAAATGGGCCAGCCCTGGCTTGGTTGTGGAACTTGGAAAACAATCAGCCTGCTGCCTCGCCCTTGGACACCTTTAGTTATGTAATCTGCTAGTGCAAACTTTTAGGACTTTTTTTCTCCTCTTACTCCAGCACTCACTGGATTTTGTATTGTTACAGCTTGTAGGAAAGGATGCTCTAGCTGAAACCGATAAGATCACACTAGAAACTGCTAAACTTTTAAGGGAAGATTATCTTGCTCAGAATGCTTTTACTCCGTAAGCTCCTGCCTTCACTATTCGACACCAGAAAATTATCGTTGTAGCTATTGTTGTTTCAATGTCTTTGTCTTGATATGGAATCAATTTATGTGCGTGTTTCTTGGTTTTGCTGTGACAGATATGACAAGTTCTGTCCATTCTACAAGTCTGTTTGGATGATGCGCAATATTGTTCATTTCAATGCTTTGGCCAACCAGGTAATGCTCTCTGTCGCTGCATCAACTGCTTATCAGTACTCCCATGTTTTCCAATAATTTCTAATATGGCCAGTTTTTAGAAAAAGCATCTAGGCTGCATCCGTAGACTGTAATATATACTTAGAAATTGCACAACAgaaattagtattttaaattctaaaatgtcTATGCAGCTGAAGATGCGAAATTTATGTTAAGAAAGTAGAACAGCATGTTGtagaattatatataataattaaagttGTTAATCAAGTGCAGGCAGTGGAGAAAGCTGCCGGGATGGACGGTCAGAAGATAACATACAGTCTTATCAAGCATCGTCTAGGAGATCTCTTTTATCGTTTAGTGTAAGTTGGAGCATTTTTCTTTCTAGGATGCTGTGGTTTTGGCCCAAAAGAAGGGACGCTAATGGTGCATAATTTGTCTATTACACAGGTCCCAAAAATTTGAAGACCCAGCGGAAGGAGAAGAAGCCCTGGTGGCAAAATTCAAAAAGCTTAACGAGGATCTTACAGCTGGTTTCCGTGCATTGGAGGATGAAACTAGGTGAACAAAAGGTTAAAGATTAGACTTTCTCCCTACCTATCCTAGTCCAGGTTTCTCTCTCTTGTGTCTTGCTAGATGCATGTCGTGCCGGCGTTGTAGCTTTTTGTTGGCATGAACTCTAGAGTGGTATTAGCTGCGAATTTGTTATTTATTACTTTCTGGCCTTTCCCTTTTTGACAGCATGAAACTGGatccttatttttattatatatatatgtgcgtaTATGCAAATAAGATGTGTATTTTCCCTTTCAAGTTTTGAGTGGGAAAAAAACATAATAAGCTTTGTGTATTGAATATCAGGTATTTATTTATGCCTTTTTTTAAAATAGTGTTTCATTTAGTTCTTCATTTTCTCCTCTCCGGATTTCGAAAATTGAATTTGGATGATATCTGCCCCACATACACAATTTCCCTTTTTCGcaacttatatgtatatatatcttttaacaAAGGTTTTTGAAATCTTACATTtcttaataaataactaaaattttgaagcaaaGCTAAGGGTCGGAGAGTCTTAAAAGATTTTTGTTCTCTTTTAAGCCTAAAACCTTTACAAAAACTGAAAAGTTTTGGACATTTTTTCGAGTTTTCATatgcaaatttaattttaaaccttTGGGGTTCCCTCAAAAAAATGGTCCGAGATTTCATTCgatttcaaaatattaaattttaaataaatcaaataaaatgacGAAATCAATTGGAATACGAGTAAAAGAATTAAACTGTGATTGCTATAAATTTGTGAGCTAAAAACTAGATTATAAGTTCTGGTTAAAACCTCaagtttcattattttttttattttatattaaaatatcttaaaaagataaaaaaaaatcataataatataacCTACTTCGAAACTGAATTGATAGCTActcatttaaagtttaaataataaattctaaAACGGACTGAAAATAAGAATGCCAAAATTTATTTTACCATTATCACTAGTACTTGGAATATATCCTAGGATTTCAATACAAGCAGCATTTGCCAAGCAAAGCTTTTAATCCTCTACACTCAAAAAAAGACCAAAAGGAGTTTCGTTGGCAATTTGTAAAGGAGATGATGTTACAAAGCACATTGCTAACAAAATGCAGGCGGTGCACTGGATTCCCCAAACATCCATCTCTCAGTAAATTCCGGGAATGATCTTATAGGGAACCTTGTTGCAGTATAGTTTCCAGTACTTACCATATCTGAAATAAAGAACAATCTCTAGTTACAACCTTCATTCAACTTCTAAGATGAATGATCTCATTAGTAAAACTTGAATGTTTTCTAGTTAAAACAATATTAAACATCCAAAACCTAAAGCCACTCAAAAGATAGTAGTCTGGGTAAAACACAGAAGTTTAAATTACTTACTTGGACCGGCACCGGTCATCATCCCTCTTGGCTCGGTCGAATAAGAGGATGGTAAGAAACACGACGTAGAAGTATGGCAGAAAC includes these proteins:
- the LOC107925070 gene encoding V-type proton ATPase catalytic subunit A-like, with product MPAVYGSRLTTFEDSEKESEYGYVRKVSGPVVVADGMAGAAMYELVRVGHDNLIGEIIRLEGDSATIQVYEETAGLMVNDPVLRTHKPLSVELGPGILGNIFDGIQRPLKTIAKRSGDVYIPRGVSVPALDKDALWDFQPKKIGEGDLLTGGDLYATVFENSLMQHHVALPPDAMGKITYIAPPGQYSLKDTVLELEFQGVKKQFTMLQTWPVRTPRPVATKLAADTPLLTGQRVLDALFPSVLGGTCAIPGAFGCGKTVISQALSKYSNSDAVVYVGCGERGNEMAEVLMDFPQLTMTLPDGREESVMKRTTLVANTSNMPVAAREASIYTGITIAEYFRDMGYNVSMMADSTSRWAEALREISGRLAEMPADSGYPAYLAARLASFYERAGKVKCLGGPERTGSVTIVGAVSPPGGDFSDPVTSATLSIVQVFWGLDKKLAQRKHFPSVNWLISYSKYSGALESFYDKFDPDFISIRTKAREVLQREDDLNEIVQLVGKDALAETDKITLETAKLLREDYLAQNAFTPYDKFCPFYKSVWMMRNIVHFNALANQAVEKAAGMDGQKITYSLIKHRLGDLFYRLVSQKFEDPAEGEEALVAKFKKLNEDLTAGFRALEDETR